The proteins below are encoded in one region of Candidatus Palauibacter australiensis:
- a CDS encoding succinate dehydrogenase/fumarate reductase iron-sulfur subunit, whose amino-acid sequence MAERTFQVYRGSDDDGRLESYTIEVDQGMVVLDAIHRIQAEHAPDLAVRWNCKAGKCGSCGCEVNGRPRLTCMTRLSDYEESESITVTPMKAFPVVKDLVADVSQGYRNNATIPRFRPRPRDAEDGWRMKQFEIERAQEMRKCIECFLCQDVCHVLRSHRKHAEFIGPTYLVRTAGYSLNPIDVEDRSAFLKESGGIGFCNITKCCTEVCPESISITDNAIIPLKERVVDRFYDPLKALVRLVRRR is encoded by the coding sequence GTGGCGGAACGAACTTTCCAGGTCTACCGCGGATCCGACGACGACGGGCGGCTCGAATCCTATACGATCGAGGTCGATCAGGGCATGGTCGTGCTAGACGCCATCCACCGCATCCAGGCGGAGCACGCGCCGGACCTCGCGGTGCGCTGGAACTGCAAAGCCGGCAAGTGTGGATCCTGCGGGTGCGAGGTCAACGGCCGGCCTCGCCTCACGTGCATGACTCGACTCTCCGACTACGAGGAGAGCGAATCGATCACGGTCACGCCGATGAAGGCCTTTCCCGTCGTCAAGGACCTCGTCGCCGACGTCTCCCAGGGGTACCGAAACAACGCCACCATCCCACGTTTTCGGCCGCGTCCCCGCGATGCCGAGGACGGCTGGCGTATGAAGCAGTTCGAGATCGAGAGGGCTCAGGAAATGAGGAAGTGCATCGAGTGCTTCCTCTGCCAGGATGTGTGTCACGTCCTCCGTTCACACCGAAAGCACGCGGAGTTCATCGGCCCCACGTACCTGGTGAGAACCGCCGGATACAGTCTGAACCCCATCGACGTGGAGGATCGGAGCGCGTTTCTCAAGGAGTCGGGCGGCATCGGGTTCTGCAACATCACGAAGTGCTGCACGGAGGTATGCCCGGAGAGTATCTCCATCACGGACAACGCCATCATCCCCCTGAAGGAACGGGTCGTCGACCGCTTCTACGACCCCCTGAAGGCGCTCGTGAGGCTCGTGCGGAGACGCTAG